A portion of the Streptomyces sp. NBC_01335 genome contains these proteins:
- a CDS encoding acyl carrier protein, producing MTASLTYEELSALMKSGAGLTADPSEMASRPDSAFEEYGLDSLGLLGIVAVLENRYGHALPADADQCKTPAEFLDLVNNTLVTGA from the coding sequence ATGACCGCATCGCTGACGTACGAAGAACTGTCCGCCCTGATGAAGAGCGGCGCCGGCCTGACCGCCGACCCGTCGGAGATGGCGAGCCGTCCCGACTCGGCCTTCGAGGAGTACGGCCTGGACTCGCTCGGTCTGCTCGGCATCGTGGCCGTGCTGGAGAACCGCTACGGCCACGCGCTGCCGGCCGACGCCGACCAGTGCAAGACGCCCGCCGAGTTCCTCGACCTGGTCAACAACACCCTCGTGACAGGAGCCTGA
- a CDS encoding methyltransferase: protein MTTVSPTPETSPEKSPLTSTLAAPQTHPGAPTPPPSMRLRELAFGAACAAAVRAAARLGVADALGETPASAAELALVVDAEPVPLQRLLRALTCYGVFAETEDGRFVHTDTSRLLREDDPHSLRYISLWCTEPWTWDVWPRLDDAVRSGASVFPETFGKGFFDYLHQDAGESAHVFNRAMTTSSVQSARDVAELLDLTGVSSVADIGGGQGHVLASLLEKHPSVQGTLMDLPGVVARADERLRDGGPLADRVRIVAGDCREDIPFEVDLYIIKNILEWDDESTRRTLRNVVAAARPGARVVIIENLVDDTPSMRFTTAMDLLLLLNVGGAKHTRESLLGRMSEAGLHVGEVHPVNAYLHAFECTVP, encoded by the coding sequence ATGACCACCGTGAGCCCCACCCCTGAGACCAGCCCCGAGAAGTCTCCCCTCACCTCCACCCTCGCCGCGCCCCAGACCCACCCGGGCGCCCCGACCCCGCCGCCCTCCATGCGGCTGCGCGAGCTCGCCTTCGGGGCGGCCTGTGCCGCGGCCGTCCGCGCGGCGGCCCGGCTGGGCGTCGCCGACGCCCTCGGCGAGACCCCGGCCTCCGCCGCCGAACTCGCCCTCGTGGTCGACGCGGAGCCCGTACCGCTCCAGCGGCTGCTGCGGGCGCTGACCTGCTACGGCGTCTTCGCCGAGACGGAGGACGGCAGATTCGTCCACACCGACACGTCCCGGCTGCTGCGCGAGGACGACCCGCACAGCCTGCGCTACATCTCCCTGTGGTGCACGGAGCCCTGGACCTGGGACGTCTGGCCGCGCCTCGACGACGCGGTGCGCTCCGGTGCGAGCGTCTTCCCCGAGACCTTCGGCAAGGGCTTCTTCGACTACCTCCACCAGGACGCCGGCGAGTCCGCCCACGTGTTCAACCGGGCGATGACCACGTCCAGCGTGCAGTCCGCACGGGACGTCGCCGAACTCCTCGACCTGACCGGCGTCTCCTCGGTCGCCGACATCGGCGGCGGCCAGGGCCACGTGCTCGCCAGCCTGCTGGAGAAGCACCCCTCGGTCCAGGGAACCCTCATGGACCTGCCGGGCGTCGTGGCCCGCGCGGACGAGCGGCTGCGCGACGGCGGCCCGCTCGCCGACCGGGTCCGGATCGTGGCCGGCGACTGCCGTGAGGACATCCCGTTCGAGGTGGATCTCTACATCATCAAGAACATCCTCGAATGGGACGACGAGAGCACCCGCAGGACCCTGCGCAACGTGGTCGCCGCGGCCCGCCCCGGCGCCCGCGTGGTGATCATCGAGAACCTCGTCGACGACACCCCGTCCATGCGGTTCACCACCGCCATGGACCTGCTGCTCCTGCTCAACGTCGGGGGAGCGAAGCACACCCGGGAGAGCCTGCTCGGGCGCATGTCCGAGGCCGGCCTCCACGTGGGCGAGGTCCACCCGGTCAACGCCTACCTCCACGCCTTCGAGTGCACCGTGCCGTAA
- a CDS encoding beta-ketoacyl-[acyl-carrier-protein] synthase family protein: MTRRVAVTGVGVVAPGGIGAPAFWDLLANGRTATRGITLFDPSQFRSRIAAECDFDPVAHGLDAELIARSDRYVQFALVAAREALGDAGLDLEKEDPWRIGVSLGTAVGGTTRLEHDYVAVSESGARWDVDHRSAGAHLERAFAPSTLASAVAEEVGAHGPVQTVSTGCTSGLDAIGYAFHSVEEGRVDVCIAGASDTPITPITVACFDAIKATSANNDDPEHASRPFDARRDGFVMGEGGAVLVLEELEHARARGATVYCEISGYATFGNAYHMTGLTTEGLEMAEAINSALAHARIDGSQVDYVNAHGSGTKQNDRHETAAVKRALGSHAYKVPMSSIKSMVGHSLGAIGAIEIAACVLALKHQTVPPTANYETADPECDLDYVPRTARPLKLRSVLSVGSGFGGFQSAVAMTRSGGRTT, translated from the coding sequence ATGACCCGCCGCGTGGCCGTCACCGGGGTCGGCGTCGTCGCACCCGGTGGCATCGGCGCCCCGGCGTTCTGGGACCTGCTCGCCAACGGGCGTACGGCGACGCGCGGCATCACCCTGTTCGACCCGTCGCAGTTCCGCTCGCGGATCGCCGCCGAGTGCGACTTCGATCCCGTCGCCCACGGTCTGGACGCGGAGCTGATCGCCCGTTCCGACCGGTACGTCCAGTTCGCGCTGGTGGCGGCCAGGGAGGCGCTGGGCGACGCCGGGCTCGACCTGGAGAAGGAGGACCCCTGGCGCATCGGGGTCTCCCTGGGAACGGCGGTCGGCGGCACCACGCGCCTGGAGCACGACTACGTCGCGGTCAGCGAGAGCGGCGCGCGGTGGGACGTCGACCACCGGTCGGCCGGCGCCCATCTGGAGCGGGCGTTCGCGCCGAGCACCCTGGCCTCCGCGGTCGCGGAGGAAGTCGGTGCGCACGGTCCCGTACAGACCGTCTCCACCGGCTGCACCTCCGGCCTCGACGCGATCGGCTACGCCTTCCACTCCGTGGAGGAGGGCCGGGTGGACGTCTGCATCGCGGGGGCGTCCGACACCCCGATCACCCCCATCACGGTGGCCTGCTTCGACGCGATCAAGGCGACCTCGGCGAACAACGACGATCCGGAGCACGCCTCCAGGCCGTTCGACGCGCGCCGGGACGGGTTCGTGATGGGCGAGGGCGGTGCCGTCCTCGTCCTGGAGGAGCTGGAGCACGCACGGGCCCGCGGGGCGACCGTCTACTGCGAGATCTCGGGGTACGCCACCTTCGGCAACGCGTACCACATGACCGGGCTGACCACCGAGGGGCTGGAGATGGCCGAGGCCATCAACAGCGCCCTGGCGCACGCCCGGATCGACGGATCGCAGGTCGACTACGTCAACGCGCACGGCTCGGGCACCAAGCAGAACGACCGGCACGAGACGGCCGCGGTGAAGCGGGCTCTGGGCTCGCACGCGTACAAGGTGCCGATGAGCTCGATCAAGTCCATGGTCGGCCACTCGCTCGGCGCCATCGGAGCCATCGAGATCGCCGCGTGCGTCCTGGCCCTCAAGCACCAGACGGTGCCGCCGACGGCCAACTACGAGACCGCGGACCCCGAGTGCGATCTCGACTACGTACCGCGTACCGCACGTCCCCTCAAACTGCGCAGCGTGCTCTCGGTCGGCAGCGGATTCGGGGGATTCCAGTCCGCCGTCGCCATGACCCGCTCGGGCGGGAGGACCACATGA
- a CDS encoding extracellular solute-binding protein: MKIRFIPAAVALAAICALTACDNSSSGSGQSDGPTALTVWIMKDSVSDAYLQRFEKDFEAQHGQTRLDIQIQEWDGIGEKITAALASKDAPDVIEVGNTQVAQYAQSGGVLDLSDKVTELQGADWLPGLAEPGKVDGKQYGVPWYAANRVVIYNKDLFAKAGITAPPATREEWLEITRKLDKGKTQGIYLPGQNWYTLAGFVWEEGGELAVKDGGTWRGALDSPEALRGMEFYRRLQAMGQGPKDSDEAKPPQADVFAKGDVAQIIAVPGGAKIVEQANPALAGKLGFFPIPGKEAGKPGATFTGGSDLIVPVASAHQEAAYEVVAALAGEKEQTELARTMSYVPNRTSLAGVLGDDEGNAAMAAAAAQGRATPNSPEWAAVEATNPVKEYMTAVLTGSDPAKAAKAASDAISKTLNP; encoded by the coding sequence GTGAAGATCCGCTTCATCCCGGCCGCGGTGGCCCTGGCGGCCATCTGTGCGCTCACCGCGTGCGACAACTCCTCATCCGGGTCCGGCCAGTCGGACGGGCCCACCGCCCTCACCGTGTGGATCATGAAGGACAGCGTCTCCGACGCCTATCTGCAGCGTTTCGAGAAGGACTTCGAGGCCCAGCACGGCCAGACCCGGCTGGACATCCAGATACAGGAGTGGGACGGGATCGGCGAGAAGATCACCGCCGCACTCGCCAGCAAGGACGCCCCGGACGTGATCGAGGTGGGAAACACCCAGGTCGCGCAGTACGCGCAGAGCGGCGGGGTGCTCGATCTCAGCGACAAGGTAACGGAGTTGCAGGGGGCGGACTGGCTGCCCGGACTCGCGGAGCCGGGGAAGGTCGACGGGAAGCAGTACGGCGTGCCCTGGTACGCGGCCAACCGCGTGGTGATCTACAACAAGGACCTCTTCGCGAAGGCCGGCATCACGGCGCCGCCCGCGACCCGGGAGGAGTGGCTGGAGATCACCAGGAAGCTCGACAAGGGCAAGACGCAGGGCATCTACCTCCCCGGGCAGAACTGGTACACCCTGGCCGGCTTCGTCTGGGAGGAGGGCGGCGAACTCGCCGTGAAGGACGGCGGCACGTGGCGGGGCGCGCTCGACAGCCCCGAGGCGCTGCGGGGCATGGAGTTCTACCGCCGGCTCCAGGCCATGGGCCAGGGCCCCAAGGACTCGGACGAGGCGAAGCCGCCCCAGGCGGACGTCTTCGCCAAGGGTGACGTCGCCCAGATCATCGCCGTACCCGGCGGCGCCAAGATCGTGGAACAGGCCAACCCCGCCCTCGCGGGCAAACTCGGCTTCTTCCCGATCCCCGGCAAGGAGGCCGGCAAGCCGGGAGCGACCTTCACCGGTGGCTCCGACCTCATCGTCCCGGTCGCCTCGGCCCATCAGGAAGCGGCGTACGAGGTGGTCGCGGCGCTCGCGGGCGAGAAGGAGCAGACCGAGCTCGCCCGCACCATGAGCTACGTACCCAACCGGACCTCGCTCGCCGGTGTGCTGGGGGACGACGAGGGCAACGCGGCGATGGCCGCCGCCGCGGCGCAGGGGCGCGCCACGCCCAACTCCCCGGAGTGGGCCGCCGTCGAGGCGACCAACCCGGTCAAGGAGTACATGACGGCCGTGCTCACCGGGTCCGACCCGGCGAAGGCGGCGAAGGCCGCGTCCGACGCGATCAGCAAGACCCTCAACCCATGA
- a CDS encoding GntR family transcriptional regulator, which translates to MQNSSSGSGGVLKRERVREHLLGLIEVRRPGDAIPSERTLSAELGVSRPTLRAAVDELVATGQLVREHGRGMFVAPAKITQELAPDDAAFVVPRAAGTWSSRLLRLDTIRAGARIGRKLRVSPAAEVVYIARLRLVDGSPMAIEHLHIPAELVPSLTPQELEAGDLYDHLREHHHVHVDQAVQSIEPTVINEAEAAVLDIPVLSPALLIERLTTDTAGRPVEYVHSLYRGDRYRIVSRLSLGTSAPHPRPESHHPGIPPGDFAHGDIITSSTTGDAH; encoded by the coding sequence ATGCAGAACAGCTCCTCGGGCTCGGGCGGTGTACTCAAGCGCGAGCGGGTCCGCGAGCATCTCCTCGGCCTGATCGAGGTGCGCCGGCCCGGCGACGCGATCCCCTCGGAGCGCACGCTCAGTGCCGAACTCGGCGTCTCACGGCCCACCTTGCGCGCCGCGGTGGACGAACTCGTCGCCACCGGACAGCTCGTGCGCGAACACGGACGCGGGATGTTCGTGGCCCCGGCCAAGATCACCCAGGAGCTGGCCCCGGACGACGCGGCCTTCGTGGTGCCGCGGGCGGCCGGTACCTGGTCCAGCAGGCTCCTGCGGCTCGACACGATCCGTGCGGGAGCGCGCATCGGCCGCAAGCTGCGGGTGTCACCCGCGGCCGAGGTGGTCTACATCGCCCGCCTGCGCCTGGTCGACGGCTCGCCGATGGCGATCGAGCACCTGCACATCCCGGCGGAGCTCGTCCCCTCCCTCACCCCGCAGGAACTGGAGGCGGGGGACCTGTACGACCATCTGCGCGAGCACCACCACGTCCACGTCGACCAGGCGGTCCAGTCCATCGAGCCGACCGTCATCAACGAGGCCGAGGCGGCGGTCCTGGACATCCCGGTGCTCTCGCCCGCCCTGCTGATCGAGCGCCTCACCACCGACACGGCGGGCCGGCCCGTCGAGTACGTCCACTCCCTCTACCGGGGTGACCGCTATCGCATCGTCTCCCGGCTCTCCCTCGGGACCTCCGCCCCGCATCCACGCCCCGAGAGCCACCACCCGGGGATCCCGCCGGGGGACTTCGCGCACGGAGACATCATCACCTCGTCCACGACGGGAGACGCCCACTGA
- a CDS encoding TcmI family type II polyketide cyclase: MHHALIVARMAPGSAPDIAKLFEASDNTDLPHLVGVHRRTLFQFGDVYLHLIESDRPPGPEIAKVMEHPEFRAISDRLTAFVSPYDPQTWRGPKDAMAQPFYTWQR; the protein is encoded by the coding sequence ATGCACCACGCTCTGATCGTCGCCCGGATGGCTCCGGGTTCGGCTCCGGACATCGCGAAGCTGTTCGAGGCCTCCGACAACACGGACCTCCCCCACCTCGTCGGCGTGCACCGGCGCACGCTGTTCCAGTTCGGCGACGTGTACCTGCACCTGATCGAGTCCGACCGCCCGCCGGGCCCGGAGATCGCCAAGGTGATGGAGCACCCGGAGTTCAGGGCCATCAGCGACCGGCTCACGGCGTTCGTGAGCCCGTACGACCCGCAGACCTGGCGCGGTCCGAAGGACGCGATGGCCCAGCCGTTCTACACGTGGCAGCGGTAG
- a CDS encoding SRPBCC family protein: MSGHTENEIVIAAPLDLVWDMTNDLESWPQLFSEYAALEVLKREGQKTTFRLTMHPDDNGKVWSWVSERTTDRQGRNVVARRVETGPFQHMDIRWEYTEVQGGTRMLWRQDFAMRPDAPVDDAWMTDNINRNSRVQMELIRDKIEQRDRERRAAAVPAN; this comes from the coding sequence GTGTCCGGACACACCGAGAACGAGATCGTCATCGCCGCTCCGCTGGATCTCGTCTGGGACATGACGAACGATCTGGAGAGCTGGCCGCAGCTCTTCAGCGAGTACGCGGCCCTGGAGGTGCTCAAGCGGGAGGGTCAGAAGACGACTTTCCGCCTGACCATGCACCCCGACGACAACGGCAAGGTCTGGAGCTGGGTCTCGGAGCGCACCACCGACCGTCAGGGGCGCAATGTGGTGGCCCGGCGGGTCGAGACCGGACCGTTCCAGCACATGGACATCCGGTGGGAGTACACCGAGGTCCAGGGCGGTACGCGGATGCTCTGGCGCCAGGACTTCGCGATGCGCCCGGACGCCCCGGTCGACGACGCGTGGATGACGGACAACATCAACCGCAACTCCCGCGTCCAGATGGAGCTGATCCGCGACAAGATCGAGCAGCGCGACCGCGAGCGCCGCGCCGCCGCCGTACCCGCCAACTAG
- a CDS encoding right-handed parallel beta-helix repeat-containing protein, translating to MGTKHMKCLAGVTAVTATVLGFSAGPTAASGHHEHVVRPGESIQEAVDAAHPGDTVVVLPGTYRESVLITTPGLTLRGTGERTVIAPQATETAGTTETAGATAGTAPAKTASAPAAAKGPRAANACAAGGNGICVVGTEANPVDGVRIRALTVSGFTKTGVWASWTDGLSVRRVTARDNGTWGIAQERSTRADLRHNTTTGNGDAGIFVANSVSEEGGATDTDGTVIADNSVSGNRIGVTVRRVRNLRIDDNTVTGNCSGIFVVGDESKPAAGAMTISGNRIVKNNKLCAATPRLSAIQGSGIVLTGSESTVVRSNVIQDNVGTTDFSGGILLFKSFVGALNTDNTVQDNLVSGNSPADLANRDTSGTGNTFTGNTCATSEPAGMCAE from the coding sequence ATGGGAACAAAACACATGAAATGCCTGGCGGGCGTCACGGCCGTCACGGCCACCGTCCTGGGGTTCTCGGCCGGCCCCACGGCAGCGTCCGGACACCATGAACACGTGGTGCGCCCAGGAGAATCGATCCAGGAGGCGGTGGACGCCGCACACCCCGGAGACACCGTCGTCGTCCTGCCCGGCACCTACCGCGAGAGTGTGCTGATCACCACGCCGGGCCTGACACTCCGCGGTACGGGCGAGCGCACGGTCATCGCCCCGCAGGCGACGGAGACGGCCGGGACGACGGAGACGGCCGGGGCGACGGCCGGGACGGCGCCCGCCAAGACCGCCTCCGCCCCCGCCGCCGCCAAGGGGCCGAGGGCGGCCAACGCCTGCGCCGCGGGCGGCAACGGCATCTGCGTCGTGGGCACCGAGGCGAACCCCGTCGACGGCGTCAGGATCCGCGCGCTGACCGTCTCGGGCTTCACCAAGACCGGCGTCTGGGCGTCCTGGACCGACGGGCTCTCCGTCCGCAGGGTGACCGCGCGTGACAACGGGACCTGGGGCATCGCCCAGGAGCGCTCGACCCGCGCCGACCTCCGGCACAACACCACCACCGGCAACGGCGACGCCGGCATCTTCGTCGCGAACTCGGTCAGCGAGGAGGGCGGGGCGACCGACACCGACGGGACGGTCATCGCGGACAACTCCGTGAGCGGAAACCGCATCGGCGTCACCGTGCGCCGGGTCCGCAACCTCCGGATCGACGACAACACCGTCACCGGCAACTGCAGCGGGATCTTCGTCGTGGGCGACGAGTCCAAGCCCGCGGCCGGCGCCATGACGATCAGCGGCAACCGGATCGTGAAGAACAACAAGCTCTGCGCGGCCACCCCCCGCCTCTCCGCGATCCAGGGGTCCGGCATCGTCCTCACCGGCAGCGAGAGCACGGTCGTGCGCTCCAACGTCATCCAGGACAACGTCGGCACCACCGACTTCTCCGGCGGCATCCTGCTGTTCAAGAGCTTCGTGGGCGCGCTCAACACCGACAACACCGTCCAGGACAACCTCGTGAGCGGCAACAGCCCGGCCGACCTCGCCAACCGCGACACCTCGGGCACCGGCAACACCTTCACCGGCAACACCTGCGCCACCTCCGAACCGGCCGGGATGTGCGCCGAATGA
- a CDS encoding cupin domain-containing protein: MTIHRHRIVDLSETQPNRRRGGDLRALLTPTAVGATSGFMGLALVDPGDRIGEHYHPYSEEFVYVVAGHLEVDLDGETYPMRPDQGLLIPPHVRHRFRNVGDVEARMVFHLGPLAPRPELGHVDTEVTEATAAPETAERGAPPERTGAAS; encoded by the coding sequence ATGACCATCCACCGGCATCGCATCGTGGATCTCAGCGAGACCCAGCCCAACCGCCGGCGCGGCGGCGACCTGCGCGCCCTGCTCACCCCGACCGCGGTCGGCGCCACCAGCGGCTTCATGGGGCTGGCCCTCGTCGACCCCGGTGACCGGATCGGCGAGCACTACCACCCGTACTCCGAGGAGTTCGTGTACGTCGTGGCGGGACACCTCGAAGTGGACCTGGACGGCGAGACCTACCCCATGCGGCCCGACCAGGGTCTGCTGATCCCGCCGCACGTCCGCCACCGCTTCCGCAACGTGGGGGACGTGGAGGCGCGCATGGTCTTCCACCTGGGACCGCTGGCTCCGCGTCCGGAACTCGGCCACGTGGACACGGAGGTCACCGAGGCGACCGCCGCCCCGGAGACGGCCGAGCGCGGAGCGCCGCCAGAACGAACGGGGGCGGCCTCATGA
- a CDS encoding TcmI family type II polyketide cyclase, whose product MTILSERVSQSAFDGSRLRVILLLDLHDGAQNQFLEAYEHMRNQVASIPGHISDQLCQSIENPSQWLITSEWESAPPFLAWVNSEEHVATVQPLHSCVRDTRSLRFSVLRETGAAFESTPEPLRGRLQSAPRLGDGVVRHALTFTVKPGTEEMVAKILADYDSPQARVNENTRLRRTSLFMHGNRVVRAVEIEGDLMAALRHVSRQPEVRAVEEAINPYLEQDRDLSDPDSARMFFTRAALPTVHHVTAGRHSAADVQRHALFYQAKEGCGMALARLLAGQDEENADDVASPIESSTIFQRDDVVVRLLEVSGPLDAQPTQALGIGGDRKAAVLERLLDGGVQGMPTNDLEAVRFLARAEMSLITDRRSAES is encoded by the coding sequence ATGACAATCCTCTCGGAACGGGTATCCCAGTCCGCCTTCGACGGTTCGAGGCTCCGGGTCATACTGCTCCTTGACCTGCACGACGGCGCCCAGAACCAGTTCCTGGAGGCGTACGAGCACATGCGCAACCAGGTCGCCTCGATCCCGGGACACATCAGCGACCAGCTGTGCCAGTCCATCGAGAACCCCTCCCAGTGGCTCATCACCAGTGAGTGGGAGAGTGCGCCCCCCTTCCTCGCCTGGGTGAACAGCGAGGAGCACGTGGCGACGGTGCAGCCGCTGCACAGCTGCGTGCGCGACACCCGTTCGCTGCGCTTCAGCGTGCTGCGGGAGACCGGGGCGGCGTTCGAGTCCACCCCGGAGCCCCTGCGGGGCCGGCTCCAGTCCGCGCCGCGCCTGGGCGACGGCGTCGTACGCCACGCGCTCACCTTCACGGTGAAGCCGGGCACCGAGGAGATGGTCGCGAAGATCCTCGCCGACTACGACTCCCCGCAGGCCCGCGTCAACGAGAACACCCGGCTGCGCCGTACCTCGCTCTTCATGCACGGGAACCGCGTCGTGCGGGCCGTCGAGATCGAGGGCGACCTGATGGCGGCCCTGCGTCACGTCTCCCGCCAGCCCGAGGTCAGGGCCGTCGAGGAGGCCATCAACCCGTACCTGGAGCAGGACCGGGACCTGAGCGACCCCGACTCCGCCCGGATGTTCTTCACCCGGGCGGCGCTGCCGACCGTCCACCACGTGACGGCGGGCCGCCACAGTGCCGCGGACGTCCAGCGGCACGCGCTGTTCTACCAGGCCAAGGAGGGCTGCGGGATGGCGCTGGCCCGGCTGCTCGCCGGCCAGGACGAGGAGAACGCGGACGACGTCGCGAGCCCCATCGAGAGCAGCACGATCTTCCAGCGCGACGACGTCGTGGTGCGGCTCCTCGAAGTGAGCGGCCCGCTCGACGCACAGCCCACGCAGGCGCTGGGCATCGGCGGCGACCGCAAGGCGGCCGTGCTCGAACGGCTGCTCGACGGCGGTGTGCAGGGCATGCCGACCAACGACCTGGAGGCCGTGCGCTTCCTCGCCCGGGCCGAGATGAGCCTGATCACCGACCGCCGGTCCGCCGAGTCCTGA
- a CDS encoding ketosynthase chain-length factor: MSTRAADARRTSVITGIGVVAPNGTGANAFWKQTQEGVSVLDLVSREGCENLPLKVAGEVRDFDPVAFIEERFLVQTDRFTHYAMAAADLALSDARLGRADYEGAPFKVGVVTAAGSGGGEFGQRELQRLWGEGSRYVGPYQSIAWFYAASTGQISIRGGFKGPCAVVASDEAGGLDALMHAARSIRRGTDAVVVGAAEAPLAPYSVVCQLGYEDLSLCDEPTRAYRPFTADACGFVPAEGGGMLVVEEEAVARERGARVRAELAGHSATFTGASRWEQSRAGLAHAIEGALKEAGCAPEEIDVVFADALGVPSADRAEALAIADALGAHGRRVPVTAPKTGTGRAYCGAPVLDTAAAVLAMEHGLIPPTPNVFDVCHDLDVVTGRARPAELRTALVLSRGLMGSNSALVLRRPTDTPL; encoded by the coding sequence ATGAGCACTCGGGCAGCCGACGCGCGTCGCACCTCCGTCATCACCGGAATCGGTGTCGTCGCCCCCAACGGGACCGGCGCCAACGCCTTCTGGAAGCAGACGCAGGAAGGCGTCAGCGTCCTCGACCTGGTCTCCCGCGAGGGCTGCGAGAACCTCCCGCTCAAGGTCGCCGGCGAGGTCAGGGACTTCGACCCGGTCGCGTTCATCGAGGAGCGCTTCCTCGTCCAGACCGACCGCTTCACGCACTACGCCATGGCCGCCGCCGATCTCGCCCTGAGCGACGCGCGGCTCGGCCGCGCCGACTACGAGGGCGCGCCGTTCAAGGTGGGCGTGGTCACCGCCGCCGGTTCGGGAGGCGGTGAGTTCGGCCAGCGCGAGCTCCAGCGGCTGTGGGGGGAGGGCTCGCGCTACGTCGGTCCGTACCAGTCCATCGCCTGGTTCTACGCGGCCAGCACCGGTCAGATCTCGATCCGGGGCGGCTTCAAGGGGCCGTGCGCCGTCGTGGCGAGCGACGAGGCCGGTGGCCTGGACGCGCTGATGCACGCGGCGCGTTCCATCCGGCGCGGCACGGACGCCGTGGTGGTCGGTGCGGCCGAGGCGCCGCTCGCGCCGTACTCGGTCGTCTGCCAGCTCGGCTACGAGGACCTCAGCCTCTGCGACGAACCCACCCGCGCGTACCGGCCGTTCACCGCGGACGCCTGCGGATTCGTCCCGGCCGAGGGCGGCGGCATGCTGGTCGTCGAGGAGGAGGCGGTGGCCCGCGAGCGCGGTGCCAGGGTGCGGGCCGAACTGGCCGGCCACTCCGCCACCTTCACCGGTGCGTCGCGGTGGGAACAGTCCCGTGCGGGGCTGGCCCACGCGATCGAGGGGGCGCTGAAGGAGGCCGGCTGCGCGCCGGAGGAGATCGACGTGGTCTTCGCGGACGCGCTCGGTGTGCCCTCGGCGGACCGGGCCGAGGCGCTGGCGATCGCCGACGCGCTCGGCGCGCACGGGCGCCGGGTGCCGGTGACGGCCCCCAAGACCGGGACCGGGCGCGCCTACTGCGGCGCGCCGGTGCTGGACACGGCCGCCGCCGTACTCGCCATGGAGCACGGTCTGATCCCGCCGACGCCCAACGTCTTCGACGTGTGCCACGACCTGGACGTGGTCACCGGGCGCGCGCGCCCCGCCGAACTGCGCACGGCGCTCGTGCTGAGCCGCGGCCTGATGGGGTCGAACTCGGCCCTGGTGCTGCGCCGCCCCACCGACACCCCGCTGTGA
- a CDS encoding carbohydrate ABC transporter permease, which produces MIGFAFLLAYPLARNLLISFQHYGMAQLIRGDADFAGLENYSAILRDGEFWQVVRRTLWWTAVNVALIMMIGTGVALMLQRLGKRMRTLVLVGLVLAWASPVIATTTVFQWLFASRLGVVDWLLVRLGFDSFEGYSWFAHGPAAFTVLVLLVVWQSVPFVAITLHSALTTVPAELFESARIDGAGGWRIFRSVTLPILRPVFGLVLSLEVIWVFRCFAQIWAVTKGGPGGATTTLPVYSYQVAQSLHRYDLGAAAATLTVLVLVGALILYFRQMFRQEAEL; this is translated from the coding sequence GTGATCGGGTTCGCCTTCCTGCTGGCCTACCCCCTCGCCCGTAACCTGCTGATCTCCTTCCAGCACTACGGCATGGCCCAACTGATCCGCGGGGACGCGGACTTCGCGGGCCTGGAGAACTACTCCGCGATCCTGCGGGACGGCGAGTTCTGGCAGGTGGTCCGGCGCACGCTCTGGTGGACCGCGGTCAACGTCGCGCTCATCATGATGATCGGCACCGGCGTCGCGCTGATGCTGCAACGCCTCGGCAAGCGGATGCGGACCCTGGTCCTCGTGGGGCTGGTGCTCGCCTGGGCCAGTCCGGTGATCGCCACCACCACGGTCTTCCAGTGGCTCTTCGCCTCCCGGCTCGGGGTGGTCGACTGGCTGCTGGTGCGGCTGGGGTTCGACTCCTTCGAGGGCTACTCCTGGTTCGCGCACGGTCCGGCCGCCTTCACCGTCCTGGTGCTGCTGGTGGTGTGGCAGTCGGTGCCGTTCGTCGCCATCACCCTGCACTCCGCGCTGACCACGGTCCCGGCCGAGCTCTTCGAGTCCGCGCGGATCGACGGAGCCGGCGGCTGGCGGATCTTCCGCTCCGTCACCCTGCCGATCCTGCGACCGGTCTTCGGTCTGGTGCTGAGCCTCGAAGTCATCTGGGTCTTCCGGTGCTTCGCGCAGATCTGGGCGGTCACCAAGGGCGGGCCCGGCGGAGCGACCACCACCCTGCCCGTCTACTCCTACCAGGTCGCCCAGTCGCTGCACCGCTACGACCTCGGGGCGGCGGCGGCCACCCTCACGGTGCTCGTCCTGGTCGGCGCGCTGATCCTCTACTTCCGCCAGATGTTCCGACAGGAGGCCGAGCTGTGA